In one Culex quinquefasciatus strain JHB chromosome 2, VPISU_Cqui_1.0_pri_paternal, whole genome shotgun sequence genomic region, the following are encoded:
- the LOC6048269 gene encoding cyclin-dependent kinases regulatory subunit yields MSVKDIYYSDKYFDDEYEYRHVVLPKDIAKLVPKTHLMTETEWRSIGVQQSRGWIHYMIHQPEPHILLFRRPITK; encoded by the exons ATGAGTGTAAAGGACATTTATTATTCGGATAAATATTTCGACGACGAGTACGAGTACAG ACACGTCGTCCTGCCAAAGGATATCGCAAAACTAGTGCCAAAGACCCACCTAATGACGGAAACGGAATGGCGATCGATCGGAGTACAGCAGTCCCGGGGTTGGATCCACTACATGATCCACCAGCCCGAACCTCACATCCTGCTGTTCCGACGACCCATCACGAAATAG
- the LOC6032148 gene encoding eukaryotic translation elongation factor 2 isoform X1, translated as MVNFTVDEIRAMMDKKRNIRNMSVIAHVDHGKSTLTDSLVSKAGIIAGAKAGETRFTDTRKDEQERCITIKSTAISMYFELEDRDLVFITNPDQRDKDCKGFLINLIDSPGHVDFSSEVTAALRVTDGALVVVDCVSGVCVQTETVLRQAIAERIKPVLFMNKMDRALLELQLEAEDLYQTFQRIVENVNVIIATYNDDGGPMGEVRVDPSKGSVGFGSGLHGWAFTLKQFAEMYAAMFKIDVVKLMNRLWGENFFNPKTKKWAKVKDDDNKRSFVMYVLDPIYKVFDAIMGYKADEIPKLLEKLKVVLKHEDKDKDGKNLLKVVMRTWLPAGEALLQMIAIHLPSPVVAQKYRMEMLYEGPHDDEAAVAVKNCDPEGPLMMYVSKMVPTTDKGRFYAFGRVFSGKVATGQKARIMGPNYTPGKREDLYEKSIQRTILMMGRYVEAIEDVPCGNICGLVGVDQFLVKTGTISTFKDAHNMKVMKFSVSPVVRVAVEPKNPADLPKLVEGLKRLAKSDPMVQCIIEESGEHIIAGAGELHLEICLKDLEEDHACIPLKKSDPVVSYRETVSDESDQMCLSKSPNKHNRLFMKAVPMPDGLAEDIDNGDVNSRDDFKVRARYLAEKYDYDVTEARKIWCFGPDGTGPNIVVDCTKGVQYLNEIKDSVVAGFQWASKEGVLAEENMRAVRFNIYDVTLHADAIHRGGGQIIPTARRVLYASYITAAPRIMEPVYLCEIQCPEVAVGGIYGVLNRRRGHVFEEAQVAGTPMFVVKAYLPVNESFGFTADLRSNTGGQAFPQCVFDHWQIFPGDPAEPGTKPYVIVQDIRKRKGMKEGIPDLSQYLDKL; from the exons ATG GTTAACTTTACCGTCGACGAAATCCGTGCCATGATGGACAAGAAGCGGAACATCCGCAACATGTCCGTCATCGCGCACGTCGACCACGGCAAGTCGACGCTGACCGATTCGCTCGTGTCCAAGGCCGGTATCATCGCCGGTGCCAAGGCCGGTGAGACCCGCTTCACCGACACCCGCAAGGACGAGCAGGAGCGCTGCATCACCATCAAGTCGAC CGCCATCTCGATGTACTTCGAGCTGGAGGACCGCGATCTGGTGTTCATCACCAACCCGGACCAGCGCGACAAGGACTGCAAGGGTTTCCTGATCAACCTGATCGACTCGCCCGGACACGTGGACTTTTCGTCCGAGGTGACGGCCGCGCTGCGCGTCACTGACGGTGCCCTCGTCGTCGTGGACTGCGTGTCCGGTGTGTGCGTGCAGACCGAGACCGTGCTGCGTCAGGCCATCGCCGAGCGTATCAAGCCGGTGCTGTTCATGAACAAGATGGACCGCGCCCTGCTGGAGCTGCAGCTGGAGGCCGAGGATCTGTACCAGACGTTCCAGCGTATCGTGGAGAACGTGAACGTCATCATCGCCACGTACAACGACGACGGTGGCCCGATGGGAGAGGTGCGCGTCGACCCGAGCAAGGGTTCCGTCGGTTTCGGTTCCGGTCTGCACGGATGGGCCTTCACGCTGAAGCAGTTCGCCGAGATGTACGCCGCCATGTTCAAGATCGATGTCGTCAAGCTGATGAACCGCCTGTGGGGAGAGAACTTCTTCAACCCCAAGACCAAGAAGTGGGCCAAGGTCAAGGATGACGACAACAAGCGTTCGTTCGTGATGTACGTGCTGGACCCGATCTACAAGGTGTTCGACGCCATCATGGGCTACAAGGCCGACGAGATCCCGAAGCTGCTGGAGAAGTTGAAGGTGGTGCTGAAGCACGAGGACAAGGACAAGGACGGCAAGAACCTGCTGAAGGTTGTGATGCGTACCTGGCTGCCGGCCGGAGAAGCTCTGCTTCAGATGATTGCCATCCATCTGCCGTCGCCGGTGGTTGCCCAGAAGTACCGTATGGAGATGTTGTACGAGGGACCGCATGACGATGAGGCCGCCGTTGCCGTCAAGAACTGCGACCCGGAGGGTCCGCTCATGATGTACGTGTCCAAGATGGTGCCGACCACCGACAAGGGCCGTTTCTACGCCTTCGGACGTGTGTTCTCCGGAAAGGTCGCCACTGGCCAGAAGGCCCGTATCATGGGACCGAACTACACCCCCGGCAAGCGTGAGGATCTGTACGAGAAGTCGATCCAGCGTACCATTCTGATGATGGGCCGTTACGTCGAGGCCATCGAGGATGTGCCGTGCGGTAACATTTGCGGTCTGGTCGGTGTCGATCAGTTCCTGGTCAAGACCGGTACCATCTCGACCTTCAAGGATGCCCACAACATGAAGGTGATGAAGTTCTCCGTGTCACCTGTGGTGCGCGTCGCCGTCGAGCCCAAGAACCCGGCCGATCTGCCCAAGCTGGTCGAAGGTCTGAAGCGTCTGGCCAAGTCCGATCCTATGGTGCAGTGTATCATCGAGGAGTCCGGCGAGCACATCATTGCCGGTGCCGGTGAGTTGCATCTGGAAATCTGTCTGAAGGATCTGGAGGAGGACCACGCCTGTATCCCGCTGAAGAAGTCCGACCCCGTCGTGTCGTACCGTGAGACCGTCTCGGACGAGTCCGACCAGATGTGTCTGTCCAAGTCGCCGAACAAGCACAACCGTCTGTTCATGAAGGCCGTCCCGATGCCCGATGGACTCGCCGAGGACATTGACAACGGTGACGTGAACTCGCGTGACGACTTCAAGGTGCGTGCCCGTTACCTGGCCGAGAAGTACGACTACGACGTGACTGAGGCGCGTAAGATCTGGTGCTTCGGCCCGGACGGAACCGGCCCGAACATCGTCGTCGACTGCACCAAGGGTGTGCAGTACCTGAACGAAATCAAGGACTCGGTCGTCGCTGGCTTCCAGTGGGCCTCGAAGGAAGGTGTGCTGGCTGAGGAGAACATGCGCG CTGTCCGCTTCAACATCTACGACGTGACGCTGCACGCTGACGCCATCCATCGCGGTGGTGGCCAGATCATTCCGACCGCGCGTCGCGTCCTGTACGCGTCGTACATCACGGCCGCTCCGCGCATCATGGAGCCCGTGTACCTGTGCGAGATCCAGTGCCCGGAGGTCGCCGTCGGCGGTATCTACGGTGTGCTCAATCGTCGCCGTGGCCACGTCTTCGAGGAGGCCCAGGTCGCCGGTACGCCCATGTTCGTCGTGAAGGCCTACCTGCCCGTCAACGAGTCGTTCGGCTTCACCGCCGATCTGAG ATCCAACACCGGCGGACAGGCGTTCCCGCAGTGCGTGTTCGATCACTGGCAGATCTTCCCCGGAGACCCAGCCGAGCCCGGCACCAAGCCGTACGTCATCGTGCAGGACATCCGCAAGCGTAAGGGCATGAAGGAAGGCATCCCGGATCTGTCACAATACCTGGACAAGTTGTAA